CAGGCGTCACGCTGACCGGCCATGTGGAAAGCATCGGCCCCGCGACGGGGTCGCAATACGCGCTGATCCCGGCGCAGAACGCCACGGGCAACTGGGTCAAGGTGGTGCAGCGGCTGTCGGTCCGCATTCACGTGGACACTGACACCGCCCACCCCTTGCGCGACGGGATGAGCGTCAAGGTCACGGTCGATACCGGAACATCCCGGCTGGACGCCCTGCTATGAGCGAGCCGTCCGCCCCGCATTTGCAGGTGGCCCATCGGGGCTGGCTGACTGCGGCCATCATGCTGGCCACCGTCATGCAGGTGCTGGACACAACGATTGCCAACGTGGCCCTGCCGCATATGGCCGCCAGCCTGAGTGCGAGCCAGGAGGAAATCACCTGGGTGCTGACCTCCTATATCGTGGCCGCGGCCGTGGCGACGCCGCTGACCGGCTGGATGGCGGCAACGCTGGGTCGGCGCGCGGTGTTCGTGACGGCCATTGCCGGGTTCACCGGGGCCTCGCTTCTCTGCGGGATGGCGACGTCCCTGCCCGAGATGGTGGCGTTCCGCATCGTGCAGGGCATCTTTGGCGCGGTTCTTGTGCCCTTGGCGCAATCGGTCATTCTGGACATCAACCCCAAGGAAAAGATCGGGCAAGCCATGGCGATCTATGGGGCGGGGATCATGGTCGGGCCGATCGCCGGGCCGACGCTGGGCGGCTGGCTGACCGAGAGCTTCAACTGGCGCTTCGTCTTCCTCGTCAACCTGCCCATCGGGATCCTCGCCCTTCTGGGCGTTCTGATCTTCATGCCGCGGGATGAAACGCGCCGCCGCCCGTTCGACTTTTTCGGGTTTGCCATGCTGGCCATCGCGTTGGCCGCGCTGCAACTGATGCTGGACCGCGGGCAGCAGGCCGACTGGTTCGCCTCGCTGGAGATCTGGACCTATCTCGTCCTGATGCTCAGCGGGTTCTGGGTCTTCCTGATCCATTGCTGGACGGCAGAGCATCCGTTCATCGACCTGCGCATGTTCCGCGACCGGAACCTGTCGCTGGGGCTGGTGTTCATCTTCATGATCGGTCTGACGCTGTTCTCGGGCCTTGCGCTGCTGCCGCCGCTTTTGCAGCACATCATGGGCTATCCGGTCGTGACCACGGGGCTTGTGATGGCGCCGCGGGGCGTGGGCACCATGATCTCGATGATCCTGGCGGGGCGGCTGGTCAACCGGGTCGGGGCGCAACGGCTGATCCTTGTGGGCCTTGCCCTTTCGATCTGGTCGCTCTGGATGATGGCGGGGTTCGAAACGTCGATGGACAGCCGCCCGGTCATCGTCTCGGGCTTCATTCAGGGGCTGGGGCTTGGCCTTGTCTTCGTGCCGCTCTCGACGCTGACATTCGCCACCATCGCGCAGGACTATCGCGGCGATGCCACCGCGATGTTCAGCCTTCTGCGGAATGTCGGCTCCGGCGTCGGAATCTCCATCGTCACGACAACCCTGTCGCGGATGATCTCGGTCAACCACGAGGAACTGGCCGGGCGGCTGACGATGGATGCGCCGCAGGTCTTGCGGGATGTGCCGGGGCTGGTTGGGCACAATCCGACAGTGGCCGCGCAGGTGGAGACACTGGTGACGCAACAGGCCTCGATGATCGCCTATGCGGACAATTTCGTTTTGATGCTGATCTTCACGGCCTGCGTGATCCCCATCGCCTTGCTGCTCCGGGCGCCGAAGGCCGCGCCTGTGTGAGCGTCGGTCAGGGGCGCGACCGCCCTCGGCCGGCCGTCAGCAGGGCCGGCCCGCTGGCTGCGGCGCCCAGCCGGTCGTCGGGGTTGCGCAAGGGGCAGTCCTCTTTCGACAGGCAGCCGCAGCCGATGCAGCCCTCCATCTTGTCGCGCAACTCGGTCAGGCCGTCGATGCGCGCCTGAATGGCGTCTTTCCACCCGGCCACCATGGCGCTGACATCGGCGGCGCTGGGTTGTTTGCCGGGCGGGATCGGTTTCAGCAATTCGGCGATCTCGGCCAATGAGAACCCCAGATCCTGCGCCACCTTTATGATCGCGATCCGGCGCAGGATATCGCGGGAATAGCGGCGCTGGTTGCCATCGCTCCGCTCGGCCCCGATCAGCCCTTTCTTCTCGTAGAAATGGAGTGTCGAGACGGGCACGCCGCTGCGCTCTGCCACCTGGCCGACCGACAGGATTCCGGGCGGTTTTGTCGCTTTCTGCATCTGCATAATCCGCTTGACCTCAACTTAGGTTGAGGTCCTATACGAGGTGTCGGCTTGCCGGTGCAAGCCCCCCGGCCAAGTGGTCGGGGTGGGTTCGGGGCCGACGCGCGCATTGCCCGCGCGGCTCCGGTCGGAACGGAGCAGACGGAAGAATGACGGAAACCAACAAGATCGCGCTGGTCAGCGGCGCGAACCGCGGTATCGGAGAGGCGGTTGCCGCCGGTCTGGCGCGCGCAGGCGTGCATGTGTTGATGGGCTGCCGCGATCTGCACAAAGGCGCGGCCGCCGCGGCGCCGCTGATCGCCGAAGGGTTGCAGGTGACGCCCGTGTCGCTGGACGTGACCGATGGGGCCAGCGTTGCGGCGCTGGCAAGCCAGATCGAGCAGACCCACGGGCGGCTGGACATTCTGGTGAACAATGCCGGTGTGGGGCTGGACTATGTCCCCGACCTTTCCCCGGTCGAGAAGATCGAGCAGACGCTGGCGATCAACGTGGTCGGCGGCCTGCGCCTGACCGAGGCGATGGTGCCATTGCTTGGCAAGAGCGCCCATCCGCGGATCGTGAACGTGTCGTCGGAACTGGCGTCCTTCGGTCTGCGCCATGATCCGGACTGGGAGCATGGCGACAAGATCATGCCCACCTATGCCGCGTCCAAGGCTGCGGTGAATGCGCTGACCGTCAGCTATGCCGCGGCGCTGGCCGGGCAGGGCATCAAGGTCAACGCGATCTGCCCGGGCTATACGGCGACGGCGGCCACGAACTTCATGCCCGACCGGACGCCGGAGCAGGCGGCGGTGATCGTGCTGCGCATGGCGCTGCTTGAGGATGACGGGCCCACGGGCGGGTTCTTCAACGATCAGGGCGCGTTGCCGTGGTAATCGGGGCGTCGTGACGAACAGCGGTATGGGCCGGTCTGGCCCATACCGAAAACCGGCGATCACTCGGCCCGTTCGATCCTGACCGGGATGTCGCCCTTGCGGGCCAGCGCATCCATCGGCCCATCGAACGCCCCCAGCCTCACAAGCCCGCGGGAGGACGGGAACGGTTTGAGGAAGATCGCCAGATTGCCCCAAGGCGCGTAAAGCGTGATATCGCCCGTTTCCGGTTTGTAGCTGGCCGGCGCGTCCGTGGTGTCGAGCTTTCGCGGCAGGTCCGCGATTTTCTCGATGCCGTGATAGTCGCTAAGGGTCAGGTCGAGCGGCAGCAGCGCGGCAAAGTCGTGCCCCACGGTCGTGTCATCAAGGGTGGCGGGCAGAACCTTGTCGCCAACGATAACGTTGATCCGGGTCATGGCAGGTCCCTCTCTGGGGTCGGTTGCGTGGGCGGGCCAGGTTGCGCCGAAGAAAACCACCGCCGCGGCCACTGACAGGCGACCAGTTTTCATCCGGGGTCCCTCCCATTGCTTCGGGGCGTCTCTGGCAAGTTTCGCCGCGCCGGAGGCTTCCCCCCCCGGCGCGGCACCGTCATTCTTATGCCTGCGTCATGTCGATGACATAGCGATAGCGCGCCTGTTTCTTGACCACCTTCGGGTAGGCGTCAGTGATCTGGTCGGGCGTGATCATCTCATACTCTGCCCCGATCCCGTGATGGGCGGCAAAGTCGATCACGGCCTGGGTTTCCGCGATGCCCCCGATCATCGAGCCTGCAAGGCTCTGCCGGCCAAAGCCCATCAGCATGCCTTGCGCGCCTTCGACCGGGAACAGCGCGCCGACATTGACCAGCGTCTTGTCGAGCTTCAGCAGGTTCAGGAATTGCTGCATCGGATAGGCCACCGGCACGGTCGACAGCATCAGGTCGAACGACCCCATGTTCCTCGCCATCGCGGCCTCGTCCGACCACAGATAGGCCTCCGCCGCGCCAAAGCGCTTGGCATCGGCGATCTTGTCCTCGGTTGTGGTGAAGACGACGACCTCGGCCCCCTTGGCCGCGGCCAGCTTTACCGCCATGTGGCCCAGCCCGCCCATGCCGATCACGCCGAAGCGCTCACCGGGCTGCAGGTCCCAGTGGTTGATCGGCGAAAACGTGGTGATGCCCGCGCACAGAAGCGGCGCGAAACCGGGCAGGTCCACCCCCGGCGGGATGCGCAGGGCGAAGTCTTCCTTCACGACGATCTTCTTCGAATAGCCGCCATAGGTGACCCCGCCCGAGATCTTGTCCTCGGAGCCATAGGTGAAGGTGGTGCCGTTCAGGCAGTTCTGTTCGCGGTCGGCCCGGCAGTTGGCGCATTCCCCGCAACTGTCGACCATGCAGCCGACGCCGGCATAGTCGCCCTCGCGGAACTTGATGACCTCCGCGCCCACGCCGACGACGCGGCCGACCATCTCATGCCCCGGTACGCAGGGGTAAACCGGCGCGCCCCAGTCGCCATGCACGGTGTGGATGTCGGAATGGCAGATCGAAGAATACATGATCTCGATCACCACATCCTTCGGCCCTGCCGCGCGGCGGGTGATGGTGTGGGGCGTGAAGTCGCCGCTGGCGTCAAACGCGGCCCAGGCCTGTACCTGCGATTGCGCCTTGGGGTCGGCTTCGGATTGCGCGCGGGCCTCGCCAGCCAAGGCGGCGCCAGCCAGCGGCGCGGCGGCCAGGGCGGCGCCGGAGCGCAGGAATCTGCGGCGGCTTTCGCCCCCGCGGGTCAGGAATTCAGCGGTTGTCTTGCAGGCATCGCACATCTTGTCAGTCCTCGATCCGGGTAAACTTGCTTTCCGGTCAGGTCGTACCCGCCGGGTCTCCCTGAAGATGGACCGGACCGGGTCGCAGGATAATCGCGGCTGAGTTCACCTCACCCATGAAGTGCGATCATGAATGAGGCGCCGGCCGACAGCTGTTTTCGTGAGCGCGCCTCATGACCGGTATCGGGCGGCAGGGGATTATCCGCAGGCTGCGAGCGCCTAGCTCTTGCCCATCGGCCGGGACTGTCCCCGGCCCTTGGCCGCAAGGCCGCCTCACATCGAAAGGAGACGACCTGATGACCCGGACACTTGCATCCCTTGCGCTGATCCTTGCCGCCCCCGCGGCGCTGGCGCAATCCATGGACGTTACCAAAGCGGAGGACCTCGCCGGGCGGATCGGCGGCGCCGAGACCTTTACCGGCACCGTTTACGTCGCGCCGGTCTTCGGGCCAGACATGGCGTCGGTCAACGCGGGAGAGGTGACCTTCCTGCCCGGCGCACGCTCGGCATGGCATACCCATCCCGGCGGGCAGAAACTGATCGTGACCGCGGGCACCGGCTGGGTGCAGGAGCGCGGCCAGCCCAGGCAGGTCATGCAGACCGGCGATGTCGTCTGGTGCCCGCCGGGCGTCGAACACTGGCACGGCGCAACCGATACGACGGCCGTGACCCATTATGCCATTCAGGAGGTGGTCGATGGATCGGCCGTGACCTGGGGCGCCTTGGTCACCGATGCCGAATACGCCGAGTGACCGGGTTCCGGGCCGCGGACATTATCCTGCGGCCCGGCGTTTCGGCCCTGCGCTGCGCAACCCGAAAAGGCCGATGGCTTTGATGATCCAAGCGCATATATACTGAAAGCCCCCCGTCATGATCTTGCCCCCTCAGATCGAGGCGACCCTTATGCTGCGTGAGAACATCAACGACCTGATCGCACTGGCCGCCGTGGCCGAGGAGCGCAGTTTCACCCGCGCCGCCGCGCGGCTGAACGTGTCGCAATCGGCGCTGAGCCACACGATCAAGGGGCTGGAGGCGCGGCTTGGTCTGCGCCTGCTCACCCGCACCACGCGATCCGTCGCGCCGACGCTGGAGGCAGAGGATCTGCTGGCAACGCTCAACCCCTGTTTCGAGAAGATCGAGGCACGGCTGAAGGCGCTGAACGAGGCCCGCGACCAGCCCACCGGCACAGTGCGCATCGTGGCCGTGGAATATGCCATTGAATCTCTTCTCTGGCCCAAGCTCTCGCCGGTGCTGAAGCGATACCCTTCGGTGAATGTCGAGTTCGTGATGGATTACGGCTTTACCGATCTGGCGCAGTCGCAATGCGATGCGGGCGTGCGCTATGGCGATCAGGTCAGCGACGGCATGATCTCGATGCGGATCGGCCCAGACGAACGCATGATCTGCGTCGGCGCGCCGGAGTATTTCGCGGCGGCGGGTGTGCCCGAGACCCCGCAGGCTCTGGCCGATCACCGCTGCATCAACCTGCGCCTGTCCACCCATGGTGCTCTCTATGCCTGGGAGTTCGAGGATGCCGAGGGGAACGAGATGAAGGTCAAGGTGCAGGGGCAGGTCTGTTTCAACACGGTCAATCCGGTGATGCGGGCCGCTGTCGACGGGCACGGGCTGGCGCTGATCCCCGAACGGCTGGCTGCCGATCATCTGGCCTCGGGCGCGCTTGCGACCTGTCTCGACGCCTACTGCCCGTCCTTTCCGGGCTTCCACCTCTACTATCCCAGCCGCCAGCGCCCGTCCTCGGCCTTCGAGGTGGTGCTGGAGGCGCTGCGCGAACGGGCGTGATCCATTCATGAACAGCGGTCATGGGTGGCGTGATCATCTGGGCCATTAAGCCCGGCGCGATTTGCGCCACATCTGTCGGCAAGACACGCCATGCTGACAGGAGTTCCCATGAAAACGCAGATCGCCGCCGCCTCCCTCGCCCTGATCTCCACCGGTGCTGCCGCACAGGAAGTTGCCCGCACCCTGCCCGAGGCCGTGGGCCGCGTCGCCCCGGCGCTGGAAGCCTATACCACCGATGACCTTTTTGGGTCTGTCTGGACGGGCGAAGACCTCTCCGCCCGTGACCGGGCGCTGGTCACCTTCGCCGCGCTGATGACCCGGCACGAGATCGATACGCTCGGGGCGCACGTGGTGCTGGCGCTCGACGCGGGCGTGACACCGGCGGAGTTGTCGGAAACCATCACCCATCTGGCCTTCTACACCGGCTGGGGCAATGCCACCGCCGCGGCCGAGGCCGCCGCGCCCGTCTTTGCCGATCGCGGGATCACCGCCGCGAACCTGCCCGGCGCCGATCCCGAGTTGCTGCCGCTGAATGAAGAGGCCGAGGCCGCGCGCGAAAGCTTCGTCAAGGGCACCTATGGCGCGGTCAGCATGGGCGTTGTCGATACCACGCGGGAGCTGTTGTTCCGCGACCTCTGGTTGCGCCCCGACCTTGCGCCGCGCGACCGCAGCCTTGTGACCGTCGCGGCCCTGATCGCCGCGGGCCAGCCCGAGCAGATGACCTTTCACCTCAACCGCGCGATGGACAACGGGCTGACGCAAGGAGAGGCCGGCGCGATGCTGTCGCACCTCGCGTTCTACGCCGGCTGGCCCAAGGTCTTTTCCGCGCTGCCCGTGGCCAAGGACGTGTTCGAAAGCCGCAGCGAGTAACCCGAAAGGAGGCGCAGATGAAGATCGGCATTCTGGGATCGGGCCTGATGGGCGGCAAGCTGGGTACGCTTTGGGCGGCCTCTGGCCATGACGTGACCTTTGCCTATGCCCGCAACCGGGCCAAGCTGGAGCGGCTGGCCCGCGACAGCGGCGCGGCCCACGGCACGGTGGCGGAGGCCGTCGCAGGCGCCGACGCGCTTTTGCTGTCCGTCCACTGGTCGCGCATCGGCGACGTGCTGGATCAGGCGGGCGATCTGGCCGGCCAAGTCGTGCTGAACTGCTGCGTGCCGCTTGACGACGCGAACCGCGATCTGGTGGTCGGCACGACCTCCTCCGGCGCGGAAGAACTGGCGCGTATGCGGCCCCGGGCGCGCTGGGTGTCCTGTTTCAACACCACGCCCTCGGAAAGCTTCGGCCCCGTCTTTGCGCAGAAGGGCGCGATCACACCGCCCCATGTCTTCACCTATGGCGACGATGAAGGGGCGAAAGAGATCGCTGGCGGCCTGATCCGCGACATCGGATTTGAACCGCTCGACACCGGCGGCCTGCGCAATGGCCGCTTTGTCGAACCCTTCGCCATGGCCACGGTGGAGCTGGCCTATGTCCAGCCCGGCGGCCCGGCGCTGACCTACCGTTTCGAAAAACTGCGCGGCTGAGGCTGCGCACAGAACAAGGAGAAAACCATGAAGATCATCCGTTCCGGCACCACCCCCTCGATGAAAGGCCCCGAGGACTGGTTCACCGGCACCGTCCGCGTGGACATGCTGTTTCAGGCCGAGGAGCCGGGCCGCACCGGCGGCAGCCATGTGACGTTTGAGCCCGGCGCGCGCACCGCCTGGCACACCCACCCCGCGGGCCAGACCATCCTGATCACCTTCGGCCGCGGCTGGGTGCAGCGTGAGGGTGGCCCGGTCGAAGAGGTCACCCAAGGCGATGTCGTCTGGTTCCCCGCCGGCGAAAAACACTGGCACGGCGCCAGCCCTGAAACGGCAATGAGCCATATCGCCATCCAGGAAAGCATCGACGGCAGCCCGGTGACATGGATGGAGAAGGTCGCAGACGAAGACTACAACGGCTGATCCGCAAAAGCCGGGATGCGGGTTGGATCGGCATCCATGAAATCCGCTCATGAGTGCTTGCAAAATCAGCCCGATTATCCCGCCGTATTCGTTTGACTAAATCAATTCCAGACGGGCGGCCAACGCCGCCCTAACGGGTGTTGCTCTTCGGAGCGACAAGAGAAAGGGAACCAAAGATGATACTTCAAGACACGCAAACCCTGCCGAATGGCGTGGCGATCCCCAAGCTCGCCCTTGGCACATGGATGATCGACGACGACAAGGTGGTCGAGGCCGTCAAGGCCGCGGTCGAGATCGGCTATCGCCATATCGACACCGCGCAGGCCTATGGCAACGAACGCGGCGTGGGCGAGGGCGTGCGCACCTGTGGTGTGCCGCGCGAAGACCTGTTCGTGCAGACCAAGCTGGCCGCCGAGGTGAAGGACTATGACGGCGCCAAGGCCGCCATCGAGGGTTCGCTTGAAACGCTGGGCCTCGACTACATCGACCTGATGATCATCCACAGTCCGAAGCCCTGGGCGGACTGGGCCGGCGAGGACCGCTTTTTCGAGGGCAACCTTGCGGCGTGGAAAGCGCTGGAAGAGGCACTGGAGGCGGGCAAGATCCGCGCCATCGGCGTGTCGAACTTTCAGAAGGCAGACCTCGACAACCTGCTGGAGAACGCCACCGTCAAGCCGATGATCAACCAGGTGCTGGCCCATATCGGCAACACGCCGTTCGAGCTGATCGACTATGCCAAGAGCAAGGGGATGCTGGTCGAGGCCTATTCGCCCATCGCCCATGGCAAGATCCTCGACAATGCCGAAATCGGTGCGATGGCCGCGAAATACGGCGTCAGCATCCCGCAGCTTTGCATCCGCTACATCCTGCAGCTTGACCTGCTGGCGCTGCCCAAGACGGCGAACCCGGATCACATGAAGACAAACGCCGATGTGGATTTCGAGATCTCGGCGGAGGACATGGAGGTGCTGAAGGCGATTACCGACAAGGATTATGGCGACGCCAGCGTCTTCCCGGTCTATAGCGGAACGGCCTGAGTCGTTTCGGCCGTCCGCGGCGCGGATGGCGGGCGAAATCTGGATGCCGAAGTCGGGCTGGACCTGCTTCGGGAGCCTCGCTCGCTCTCCATCCCGGCGGCGTCGCGGCCGCATTGGGCCACAAGACGCCAGAGCAGATGTACGAAACCTTCGATGGCGCCGCGGGCGGACGCGCGCAGCGTGTTGGTCTTTTCGGACAGTGTGCCCGGGCAAGGCTGCAAAATCGCATCACGGGCGGGCGCGTCGCGTCATTCACACCCCAAGGAGCCTGTCGATATGCTCCGGCCCTGCGGGGCGGATGCCTGTGGGGTTCAGTGCCTTGATCGCGTAGTAGCCGCGCGTGATGTGGTCCATGTTCACCGTTTCCCGCACCCCCGGCAGGGTCAGGACGCGTTCCATATGGGCCGAAAGGCGGGGGTAGTCGGCGATCCGGCGGCGGTTGGTTTTGAAGAGGCCGTGATAGGCGGCATCGAACCGGATCAGGGTGACGAAGACCCGGATGTCTGTCTCGGTCAACCGGTCGCCGAACAGGTAGTCACCGGTCAGACGCGCCTCCAGCATGTCCAGGGTTTCGAAAACGCCTGCCACGGCCTCGTCATATGCGGCTTGTGTGCTGGCAAACCCGGCCTTGTAGACGCCGTTGTTCAATCGGTCGTAGACCTCGGCATTCAGCGCGTCGATCTCTGGCGCCAGATCCTGCGGGTACAGGCGCAGGTCTGAGGGGGCGAGAGGATCGAATGCGGTGTCGAACATGCGCAGGATGTCGGCGCTTTCGTTGTTCACCATCACGCCCTGTTTCATGTCCCACAGGACCGGCACGGTCGCGCGACCGGTGAAGTGGGGATCGGCACGAGTGTAGATCTGGTGCAGGTATTCCGCACCGAAGAGCGGGTCCTCGCCCGCGCCGGGATAGCCGCCGAACCGCCAGCCCTGATCGGACATCACCGGGTTGACCACAGTGATAGGGATCAGGTCGTCCAGCCCCTTGAGCTTTCGCGCGATCAGCGTGCGCGAGGCCCAGGGGCAGATCAGTGCCACGTAAAGACGATAGCGGCCCGCTTCGGCCTTGAACCCGCCGTCACCGGTCGGTCCGGCGCTGCCATCGGGCGTGATCCAGTTGCGAAAGCTCGATACCTGCCGCACGAACCGGCCCTTGTCGTCGGCCTGCTGCACGGGTTGCCAGGTCTCGGCCCATTTTCCGTCTACGAGCATCGGATGTCTCCTTGTCAGGCGTGGAACACGAAGGAGCGCATCGAGACCGAGGCAAGGTCGATGGCGTCCGTCATGAAGGTCAGGTCGTCGCGTGCGTCGGACGCACCGGCGATGGTCAGCGCGGGCAGGTAGTGATCGACCGTCGGATGCGCCCTTGTCAGCAGAGAGCCCAGCCCGTTGCGATCCGTCAGCGCCGCGAAGTCGCGGTCCGTCAGTCGGTCGGCAAAGAGCGCGTCGAATTCCAGCGCGAAATCATGGGGCTTTCCGCCCATCCGCATGGCGCCAAGGTTGTGCACCACGTTGCCAGAGCCGAGGATCAGCACCCCGCGATCGCGCAGATCTGACAGCGTGCGGCCGATCTCGATCTGATGGTCCAGCCCGCGTGACATGTCGATGGACACCTGAAAGACCGGCACATCGGCCCCGGGATAGAGGTATTTCAGAACGGACCACGCCCCGTGGTCGAGCCCCCAGCGGTCATCCTCTGCGCCATGGTGGCTGGCGAGGATCGAGGCCACTTCGCGGGCCAGGTCCGGGGCGCCGGGCGCGGGGTATTGCTGCGCATAGAGCGCCTGCGGGAAGCCGTAGAAATCGTGGATCGTCTTTGGCATCGCCGAGATGTCGACCAGCGTCGTCCCATGGGTCATCCAGTGGGCCGAGACGACGAGGATCGCCTTGGGCCGCGGCAGGCTCTGGCCGAGGTCGGTCCAGGCGCGGCTATAGGCGGTGTCTTCGATGGCGTTCATCGGGCTGCCGTGGCCAAGGAAGACAAGCGGCATCCGGTCGGAGGGGGAGAGCCTGTCCTTGAGGCTAGAAAGCGTGTGCGTGACAGACATGGCAGGTCCTTTCATGGGGCGGTGGCGTTTGGGGGGTGGCGCACCGGGGGGGCGGTGCGCCAGGGCGTCAGCGGTAGGAGAAGAGGTACATGCCCACCAGTTCCGCGTTCTTCGGCGTGGCATATTCGAACCCGTAGTAGTCGCCGTATTCCGGGCGAAGCTTGTCGGTGGCATAGGTGCCGACCTCGGCAATCCAGTTCGACAGATAGGCGGTATGCGCGTTCAGGCGGGCCGGGTCGTCGATCCCCGCGCCCCAGGGCACATTGCCAAGCGCCTCTCCCACGGCGGCCTCAAGATCGTTCAGGAACTGGCGGTAGAAGGCGATGTCCGCCCGAGCGCCGACATTGCCGTGCCCACCGGAGAGATAGTCCCAGTCGAGCGCATCGATCTGGTCGATCAGGTCGCGATAGCCCAGGTAACCTTCGGCCCCGGCAAAGGACCAGAACGGCGGCTGGTCGGGGTTGATGACGTCGGGTGCATGCACCACGCCTGTACCCTCCAGCACATAGGCCGCGTGGTCATGGGCATGGGCGTCTGCGCTGAACGGCACGACACGTACCGTCAGCCCTTCGAAGTCAACGCTGTTCGCGTCTGCAGGGATCACCTCGGTCGGCCGCGGCAGGTGGGAGCCCAACCGATCCATCAATTCCGCGGTCGCCTCGGTCGCGATGACGCGCACGCCCGGGTTCGCCTCGATCAATGCGGCGGCATCGGCGATGTGGTCCGCGTGGTCGTGACTGTAAAGGATCGCGGTGATCGGCAGATCCGTGACCTCATCCACCGCGGCCTCAAGCGCCGCGGCGCGTCCCTCCAGCGCGTCGAACATCAGAACGCCGGTGTCGCCAACATAGAAGACGGTGCCGTAAAACTGGCTCTGGAAGAAATACACCCGGTCGGAGAGACGTTGCAGGATGTAGTCCTGCGTGACGTTCTTGGTGTAGAGGTTTTCGATTTTCTCGCCGGGGGCCAGCGCCTCGGTCACGGATTCGGCAACATAGGTGGCGTCAACGGTCGAGGGGCTTTCCTTGACGCCTTGGGCCATCGCGGGAGTGCCAAGTGCCAGCCCGAGTGCAAGGGCAGAGGTCAGGGTAATGCGATACATGGGGTCGATCCTTGTGGGCATGCGGATGTGAGGGGGATGGGCGCCCGTTGGCGCCGACGGCCGGTCAGGCGAACCGGCCCAGACGTTTTTCCAGCGCGGGGATGTTCAGCGCATAGGCACCGGCGCCCAGAAGCGCGATGCTCAGTTGCGCGACGATCCAGAAGACCGGGAATTCCCAGCCGCCGCCTTCGCCCGAGAACACCCAGCCATTGCCCGAATGCACCCAGGTCGCGCCCAGCAGAACCGGGATCAGCGCCAGCGCCACCGGCCGCGTGGCCACGCCTAGGATCAGTGCAAGCCCGCCGATCAACTCTGCGGCGATGGTCAGGTAGGCCAGTCCACCGGGCAGGCCGAGGCTTTCGAAATAGCCGACGGTGCCTGCAACGGTGAAGACGTTCACCTTGAGCAGGCCGTGGGCCAGGAACAGGACGCCGCTGGAAACGCGCAGGAGCGTGGCGGCATGGGCGGTTTGGGAGGCTGTGGTCATCTCTTGTCTCCGGTCAGGCGCCCTTCCGGCCGTTTGGGCGAAGGCGCGGTTTCTCTGACACGGAACCTAAGGCTTGCCATTAAGCCGCAAAATGGCGTTAGTATTGAATGACTATCTTCATTTTGTTCTCAGTTGGCGTTCAGTGGACATCGTCGATGAACTCAGGGCTTTCGTGGCCACGGCCAAGACAGGGTCCTTCACGGCGGCCGCCGACCAGCTTGGCGTGTCGAACCGGCTGACCTCGAAATACGTGGCGGAACTGGAACGGCGGCTTGGTGTCCGGCTGTTCCAGCGCACCACCCGGAAGGTTGGGCTTACCTCGGCCGGCGATGACCTGCTGGCCCGCGCCCCGGCCCTTCTGGATGAGTTGGACGATCTGCTGGCC
The genomic region above belongs to Rhodovulum sp. P5 and contains:
- a CDS encoding carboxymuconolactone decarboxylase family protein, which codes for MKTQIAAASLALISTGAAAQEVARTLPEAVGRVAPALEAYTTDDLFGSVWTGEDLSARDRALVTFAALMTRHEIDTLGAHVVLALDAGVTPAELSETITHLAFYTGWGNATAAAEAAAPVFADRGITAANLPGADPELLPLNEEAEAARESFVKGTYGAVSMGVVDTTRELLFRDLWLRPDLAPRDRSLVTVAALIAAGQPEQMTFHLNRAMDNGLTQGEAGAMLSHLAFYAGWPKVFSALPVAKDVFESRSE
- a CDS encoding NADPH-dependent F420 reductase, which encodes MKIGILGSGLMGGKLGTLWAASGHDVTFAYARNRAKLERLARDSGAAHGTVAEAVAGADALLLSVHWSRIGDVLDQAGDLAGQVVLNCCVPLDDANRDLVVGTTSSGAEELARMRPRARWVSCFNTTPSESFGPVFAQKGAITPPHVFTYGDDEGAKEIAGGLIRDIGFEPLDTGGLRNGRFVEPFAMATVELAYVQPGGPALTYRFEKLRG
- a CDS encoding cupin domain-containing protein, producing the protein MKIIRSGTTPSMKGPEDWFTGTVRVDMLFQAEEPGRTGGSHVTFEPGARTAWHTHPAGQTILITFGRGWVQREGGPVEEVTQGDVVWFPAGEKHWHGASPETAMSHIAIQESIDGSPVTWMEKVADEDYNG
- a CDS encoding aldo/keto reductase, which encodes MILQDTQTLPNGVAIPKLALGTWMIDDDKVVEAVKAAVEIGYRHIDTAQAYGNERGVGEGVRTCGVPREDLFVQTKLAAEVKDYDGAKAAIEGSLETLGLDYIDLMIIHSPKPWADWAGEDRFFEGNLAAWKALEEALEAGKIRAIGVSNFQKADLDNLLENATVKPMINQVLAHIGNTPFELIDYAKSKGMLVEAYSPIAHGKILDNAEIGAMAAKYGVSIPQLCIRYILQLDLLALPKTANPDHMKTNADVDFEISAEDMEVLKAITDKDYGDASVFPVYSGTA
- a CDS encoding glutathione S-transferase family protein, whose protein sequence is MLVDGKWAETWQPVQQADDKGRFVRQVSSFRNWITPDGSAGPTGDGGFKAEAGRYRLYVALICPWASRTLIARKLKGLDDLIPITVVNPVMSDQGWRFGGYPGAGEDPLFGAEYLHQIYTRADPHFTGRATVPVLWDMKQGVMVNNESADILRMFDTAFDPLAPSDLRLYPQDLAPEIDALNAEVYDRLNNGVYKAGFASTQAAYDEAVAGVFETLDMLEARLTGDYLFGDRLTETDIRVFVTLIRFDAAYHGLFKTNRRRIADYPRLSAHMERVLTLPGVRETVNMDHITRGYYAIKALNPTGIRPAGPEHIDRLLGV
- the ygiD gene encoding 4,5-DOPA dioxygenase extradiol codes for the protein MSVTHTLSSLKDRLSPSDRMPLVFLGHGSPMNAIEDTAYSRAWTDLGQSLPRPKAILVVSAHWMTHGTTLVDISAMPKTIHDFYGFPQALYAQQYPAPGAPDLAREVASILASHHGAEDDRWGLDHGAWSVLKYLYPGADVPVFQVSIDMSRGLDHQIEIGRTLSDLRDRGVLILGSGNVVHNLGAMRMGGKPHDFALEFDALFADRLTDRDFAALTDRNGLGSLLTRAHPTVDHYLPALTIAGASDARDDLTFMTDAIDLASVSMRSFVFHA
- a CDS encoding MBL fold metallo-hydrolase; translation: MYRITLTSALALGLALGTPAMAQGVKESPSTVDATYVAESVTEALAPGEKIENLYTKNVTQDYILQRLSDRVYFFQSQFYGTVFYVGDTGVLMFDALEGRAAALEAAVDEVTDLPITAILYSHDHADHIADAAALIEANPGVRVIATEATAELMDRLGSHLPRPTEVIPADANSVDFEGLTVRVVPFSADAHAHDHAAYVLEGTGVVHAPDVINPDQPPFWSFAGAEGYLGYRDLIDQIDALDWDYLSGGHGNVGARADIAFYRQFLNDLEAAVGEALGNVPWGAGIDDPARLNAHTAYLSNWIAEVGTYATDKLRPEYGDYYGFEYATPKNAELVGMYLFSYR
- a CDS encoding DoxX family protein, which produces MTTASQTAHAATLLRVSSGVLFLAHGLLKVNVFTVAGTVGYFESLGLPGGLAYLTIAAELIGGLALILGVATRPVALALIPVLLGATWVHSGNGWVFSGEGGGWEFPVFWIVAQLSIALLGAGAYALNIPALEKRLGRFA